The proteins below come from a single Corylus avellana chromosome ca3, CavTom2PMs-1.0 genomic window:
- the LOC132173626 gene encoding uncharacterized protein LOC132173626, whose protein sequence is MHDMWVFLKKNVQCASKVTDVVSWPGRSYSAKKGNLDCELVVHSSATPLREMIFRQSYTRTLLCGLNTGDPSRNIVEMIFQRASMNPSKPLRKIKTVLKVKNSAENVETFEKYREKVKKKAYEQYKRHPRSTVDGNELLRFYGTTIVCCRGKSNRVSELCKNPTCGVCRIIQSNFDTYYTRRNGVQLSTSSEDLIENMIVTTGEEKVKRAAIVCRTIAGSTVNMVDGGYQDFDSVGSSQFSNLERLVVLSPNAVLPCFVIVFD, encoded by the exons atgcATGATATGTGGGTCTTCCTGAAGAAGAACGTTCAATGTGCAAGTAAGGTGACTGATGTGGTTAGCTGGCCCGGAAGGAGCTACAGTGCTAAAAAGGGTAACCTGGATTGTGAGCTTGTTGTTCATAGCTCTGCAACTCCACTCCGGGAGATGATTTTCAGGCAGAGCTACACACGAACATTGCTTTGTG GGCTCAACACTGGAGACCCATCAAGAAACATTGTTGAGATGATCTTTCAAAGAGCGTCAATGAACCCCTCAAAGCCATTAAGAAAGATCAAAACTGTCCTGAAGGTGAAGAACTCTGCAGAAAATGTTGaaacgtttgaaaaatatagagaaaaggtgaagaagaaagcCTACGAGCAATACAAAAGACATCCAAGAAGCACAGTAGATGGGAACGAGCTGCTTCGATTCTATGGCACTACAATAGTCTGTTGTAGAGGAAAGTCCAATAGAGTCTCTGAACTCTGTAAAAATCCCACTTGTGGAGTCTGCAGAATAATTCAATCTAACTTTGACACATATTACACCAGAAGAAACGGGGTTCAATTGAGCACAAGCAGTGAGGACTTGATTGAGAACATGATTGTCACTACAGGGGAGGAGAAAGTAAAAAGGGCTGCCATTGTTTGCAGGACAATTGCTGGGAGCACAGTTAATATGGTGGATGGGGGATATCAAGATTTTGATTCAGTTGGGAGTTCACAGTTTTCCAACTTAGAACGCTTGGTAGTGCTAAGTCCTAATGCTGTACTTCCCTGTTTCGTTATAGTATTTGATTGA